From the Nitrospinota bacterium genome, the window CACCCGAAGATACACGGCGGCATTTTGGGGCGGCGCGGCGTGCCGGCCCACATGGACGCCATGAAACAGAACGGCATCAAGCCGATAGACATGGTGGTGGTGAACCTCTATCCGTTTGAGCAAACCATCGCCAAAGCGGGCGTCTCCGACGAAGAGGCCATCGAGAACATCGATATCGGCGGCCCCTCGATGATCCGCTCCTCGGCGAAAAACCACGAGGATGTTGTCATCGTCGTCGATCCCGCTGACTATCCGATGATTATCGACGCCATCCGCGCCGGACGGGAAATCACCATCGAAGAACGCCGCCGCCTCGCGGCCAAGGCGTTCGCCCGCACCAGCGCCTACGATAACGCCATCACCACCTATCTTTCCGGCGCGAAACAGCCCGACTCGCTCAGGCTGGAATACAAAAAAATCCAGGAACTGCGCTACGGCGAAAACCCGCACCAGAGCGCCGGGATTTACACCACGGCGGAAGACGGCATTTACACCGGCGAGAACCAGCTCTGGGGCAAGGAGCTTTCGTACAACAACATACTCGACATCTCGGCGGCGCTCGGCCTCACCCGCGAATTCAAAAACGGCCACAGCGCCGTGGTCATCAAGCACACCAACCCCTGCGGCGCGGCGGTGGACGGCGATCAGCTTACCGCCTACAAAAAAGCCTATGCCTGCGATACGGTCTCGGCGT encodes:
- the purH gene encoding bifunctional phosphoribosylaminoimidazolecarboxamide formyltransferase/IMP cyclohydrolase encodes the protein MNTKKIERAILSVSDKTGLIDLARALRDAGVEILSTGGTAKSLTGNGIPVVKISDHTGSPEIMDGRVKTLHPKIHGGILGRRGVPAHMDAMKQNGIKPIDMVVVNLYPFEQTIAKAGVSDEEAIENIDIGGPSMIRSSAKNHEDVVIVVDPADYPMIIDAIRAGREITIEERRRLAAKAFARTSAYDNAITTYLSGAKQPDSLRLEYKKIQELRYGENPHQSAGIYTTAEDGIYTGENQLWGKELSYNNILDISAALGLTREFKNGHSAVVIKHTNPCGAAVDGDQLTAYKKAYACDTVSAFGSILGFNTTLTAATAEEIGKTFVEAVVAPDYEPKALEILKSKKNI